Proteins encoded in a region of the Streptomyces sp. PCS3-D2 genome:
- a CDS encoding DUF6777 domain-containing protein has protein sequence MNGPSLPTLRQASRRQAPAGAALFALLGLFAVACGGHDEPTSAAGPESAEVHLQPVASAGPDPFTASSATAESAPVQPPLPNPTGQGIRTVSAATPGLYGGTQRLGSCDVEQQIGYLTADSAKARAFAETSGIQEAKIPDFLRGLTPVVLRADTRVTNHGFRDGRAAAYQAVLQAGTAVLVDEHGMPRVRCGCGNPLGAPRAAKGSPVHKGDPWNGYQPNQVIVIEPTTHVINNLVIVNIANNTWIERKRGDGGAQDRTPQALPPYDPADGIPNGPAATSPAPCPSAPGSATAGCPSDPQSSPDIGTQQDPAVPLNPSTRPRQPQQPQKRPPSDVPSDPLRQDPADPAFPAYPDDPQDPFAVPYADPSADPYAEPYPDPSTDPSTDPYVDPDLRPAPSDEGLSLESA, from the coding sequence GTGAACGGACCGTCACTTCCGACACTGCGTCAGGCGTCGCGTCGTCAGGCACCGGCCGGCGCGGCCCTCTTCGCCCTGCTCGGCCTGTTCGCCGTGGCCTGCGGCGGGCACGACGAGCCGACCAGCGCGGCGGGACCCGAGAGTGCGGAGGTACACCTCCAGCCGGTGGCCAGCGCAGGCCCGGACCCCTTCACCGCATCGTCGGCCACCGCGGAGTCGGCCCCGGTCCAGCCCCCGCTGCCCAATCCCACCGGCCAGGGAATCCGCACGGTCAGCGCGGCGACCCCGGGCCTCTACGGCGGCACCCAGCGCCTCGGCAGCTGCGACGTGGAACAGCAGATCGGCTACCTCACCGCGGACAGCGCCAAGGCCCGCGCCTTCGCCGAGACGTCCGGAATCCAGGAGGCCAAGATCCCCGACTTCCTGCGCGGCCTCACCCCCGTCGTCCTGCGCGCCGACACCCGTGTCACCAACCACGGATTCCGCGACGGCCGGGCCGCCGCCTACCAGGCCGTCCTCCAGGCCGGCACCGCCGTGCTCGTCGACGAGCACGGCATGCCCCGCGTCCGGTGCGGCTGCGGCAACCCGCTCGGCGCCCCCCGTGCGGCCAAGGGGAGCCCGGTGCACAAGGGCGATCCGTGGAACGGCTACCAGCCCAACCAGGTCATCGTCATCGAACCCACCACCCACGTGATCAACAACCTGGTGATCGTCAACATCGCGAACAACACCTGGATCGAGCGCAAGCGGGGCGACGGCGGCGCCCAGGACCGCACCCCGCAGGCCCTGCCCCCGTACGATCCGGCCGATGGCATCCCCAACGGCCCCGCCGCCACGTCCCCGGCGCCCTGCCCGAGCGCCCCGGGATCAGCAACGGCGGGCTGCCCGTCGGACCCGCAGAGCTCACCGGACATCGGCACGCAGCAAGACCCCGCCGTACCGCTGAACCCCTCCACCCGGCCGCGGCAGCCGCAGCAGCCGCAGAAGCGGCCGCCGTCGGACGTCCCGTCCGACCCGCTGAGGCAGGACCCCGCCGATCCCGCGTTCCCGGCGTACCCCGACGATCCCCAGGACCCGTTCGCGGTTCCCTACGCGGACCCCTCCGCGGATCCCTACGCCGAGCCCTACCCGGACCCTTCCACGGATCCCTCCACGGATCCTTACGTCGACCCCGACCTCCGGCCGGCGCCGTCCGACGAGGGCCTCTCGCTGGAGAGCGCCTGA
- a CDS encoding lipase maturation factor family protein: MDWFTAPGYWLARLVFQRALAGVYLVAFVGAALQFRALIGAHGMLPVPRYVRYVPFRRAPSLFQLRYSDRLFAGCAWTGAALAAALAAGAGDQVPLALAMALWAALWLLYLSIVNVGQTWYSFGWESLLLEVGFLAVFLGNARAGPPVLVLWLLRWVLFRVEFGAGLIKMRGDPCWRRLTCLYFHHETQPMAGPLSWFFHHLPRPLHRMECAANHVTQLIVPVLLFTPQPVASYAAAAVVATQLWLVLSGNFAWLNWLTITLAVSAVDFTRLAGSPPAAAAQPPPPWFAALVCAVTALVLVLSRHPVLNMVSRRQVMNRSFDALHLVNTYGAFGSVGRVRMEVAVEGTADPVPREDGAWKEYGFKGKPGEPGRLPRQFAPYHLRLDWLMWFAAISPGYARDWFGPFVERLLAGDRDTLRLLRHNPFPDAPPVHVRALLYRYRFTTWRELRETGDWWHRTLVREYLPPTRLTRARHPGPGTG; encoded by the coding sequence ATGGACTGGTTCACGGCGCCCGGGTACTGGCTCGCCCGGCTGGTCTTCCAGCGGGCCCTGGCCGGCGTCTACCTCGTCGCCTTCGTCGGGGCCGCGCTGCAGTTCAGGGCCCTGATCGGGGCGCACGGCATGCTGCCCGTGCCGCGCTACGTACGGTACGTGCCCTTCCGGCGCGCCCCGAGCCTGTTCCAACTGCGCTACTCGGACCGGCTCTTCGCCGGCTGCGCCTGGACCGGGGCCGCGCTGGCCGCGGCCCTGGCCGCCGGGGCGGGGGACCAGGTCCCACTGGCGCTCGCCATGGCCCTGTGGGCCGCACTGTGGCTGCTCTACCTCTCCATCGTCAACGTCGGCCAGACCTGGTACTCCTTCGGCTGGGAGTCACTGCTGCTGGAGGTCGGTTTCCTCGCCGTGTTCCTCGGCAACGCCCGGGCCGGTCCGCCGGTGCTGGTGCTGTGGCTGCTGCGCTGGGTGCTCTTCCGCGTGGAATTCGGGGCCGGCCTGATCAAGATGCGCGGGGACCCCTGCTGGCGCAGGCTCACCTGCCTGTACTTCCATCACGAGACACAGCCGATGGCAGGGCCGCTGAGCTGGTTCTTCCACCACCTGCCCCGGCCTCTGCACCGGATGGAGTGCGCGGCCAACCACGTGACGCAGCTGATCGTCCCGGTACTGCTGTTCACCCCGCAGCCGGTGGCCTCGTACGCCGCGGCGGCCGTGGTCGCAACACAGCTGTGGCTCGTGCTGTCGGGCAACTTCGCCTGGCTGAACTGGCTGACGATCACCCTGGCCGTATCGGCCGTGGACTTCACCCGCCTCGCCGGGTCGCCCCCGGCCGCCGCCGCGCAGCCACCTCCCCCGTGGTTCGCCGCCCTGGTCTGCGCCGTGACCGCCCTGGTCCTGGTCCTCAGCCGCCACCCGGTGCTCAACATGGTCTCGCGCCGCCAGGTGATGAACCGCTCCTTCGACGCCCTGCACCTCGTCAACACCTACGGGGCCTTCGGCTCGGTCGGCCGGGTCCGCATGGAGGTGGCGGTGGAGGGCACCGCGGACCCGGTACCACGCGAGGACGGCGCCTGGAAGGAGTACGGGTTCAAGGGGAAGCCCGGCGAGCCGGGCAGGCTGCCGCGCCAGTTCGCCCCGTACCACCTGCGCCTGGACTGGCTGATGTGGTTCGCGGCAATCTCCCCCGGCTACGCGCGGGACTGGTTCGGGCCGTTCGTGGAGCGGCTCCTGGCAGGCGACCGGGACACCCTGCGACTACTGCGCCACAACCCGTTCCCGGACGCCCCGCCGGTGCACGTGCGCGCCCTGCTCTACCGCTACCGCTTCACGACCTGGCGCGAGCTGCGCGAGACCGGCGACTGGTGGCATCGCACGCTGGTGCGCGAGTACCTGCCGCCGACCCGACTCACCCGGGCCCGGCACCCCGGGCCCGGGACCGGGTAG
- a CDS encoding SDR family NAD(P)-dependent oxidoreductase, whose product MTVTEDSQDQAQAYGPGIDPERLALCLDVLAELDTIDVDHPDAIAVRRATAGVYRTVKQRRRQERRAAKTANDKAVTEATATGSAERIDDETEGILPTSVTEAGRIAGILQRPRSCYVCKSRYVEVDYFYHQLCPKCAGENRAKREARADLDGKRALLTGGRAKIGMYIALRLLRDGAHTTITTRFPKDAIRRFKAMEDSADWMHRLEVVGIDLRDPAQAVALADQVAAAGPLDILINNATQTVRRLPTAYAALVEGESAPLPAGELPAHHVIGAFNSGAVDGLAALPVGVSGLEAQKVADLALVAGNASLERHLAGTAIDAGGLLPDVVESNTWVQTIDQISPVELLETQLCNYTSPFILISALRPAMADAARKSSSGRAYVVNVSAMEGVFSRGYKGAGHPNTNAAKAAMNMVTRTSGQEMFQADRILMTSVDTGWITDERPHFDKLRLAEEGFHAPLDLVDGAARVYDPIVRGEAGEDLFGVFLKDYAPANW is encoded by the coding sequence ATGACGGTGACCGAAGACAGCCAGGACCAGGCACAGGCCTACGGACCGGGCATCGACCCCGAGCGGCTGGCGCTCTGCCTCGACGTGCTCGCCGAACTCGACACGATCGACGTCGACCACCCGGACGCCATCGCCGTGCGCCGCGCCACGGCCGGCGTCTACCGCACGGTCAAGCAGCGCCGCCGCCAGGAGCGCCGCGCCGCCAAGACCGCCAACGACAAGGCGGTCACCGAGGCGACCGCGACCGGCTCCGCCGAGCGCATCGACGACGAGACCGAGGGCATCCTGCCCACCTCGGTCACGGAGGCCGGCCGGATCGCCGGGATACTCCAGCGCCCCCGCTCCTGCTACGTCTGCAAGTCGCGATACGTCGAGGTCGACTACTTCTACCACCAGCTGTGCCCGAAGTGCGCCGGTGAGAACCGCGCCAAGCGGGAGGCCCGCGCCGACCTCGACGGCAAGCGCGCGCTGCTCACCGGCGGCCGTGCCAAGATCGGCATGTACATCGCCCTGCGGCTGCTGCGCGACGGCGCCCACACCACGATCACCACGCGCTTCCCCAAGGACGCCATCCGCCGTTTCAAGGCGATGGAGGACTCGGCGGACTGGATGCACCGCCTGGAGGTCGTCGGCATCGACCTGCGCGACCCGGCCCAGGCCGTGGCCCTCGCCGACCAGGTCGCGGCGGCCGGTCCGCTCGACATCCTGATCAACAACGCGACGCAGACCGTCCGCCGGCTGCCCACCGCCTACGCGGCACTGGTCGAGGGGGAGAGCGCACCGCTGCCGGCCGGCGAACTCCCCGCGCACCACGTGATCGGAGCCTTCAACTCCGGCGCGGTCGACGGCCTGGCGGCGCTGCCCGTCGGGGTGAGCGGCCTGGAGGCGCAGAAGGTCGCCGACCTCGCCCTGGTCGCGGGCAACGCCAGTCTCGAACGGCACCTCGCCGGCACCGCGATCGACGCGGGCGGGCTGCTGCCCGATGTCGTCGAGAGCAACACCTGGGTGCAGACCATCGACCAGATCTCCCCGGTGGAGCTGCTCGAGACCCAGCTGTGCAACTACACGTCGCCGTTCATCCTGATCAGCGCCCTTCGGCCGGCCATGGCCGACGCCGCCCGGAAGTCGTCCAGCGGGCGCGCTTACGTCGTCAACGTGTCGGCGATGGAGGGCGTCTTCAGCCGCGGTTACAAGGGGGCGGGCCACCCGAACACCAATGCGGCCAAGGCCGCGATGAACATGGTGACCCGGACCAGCGGCCAGGAGATGTTCCAGGCCGACCGGATCCTGATGACCTCGGTCGACACCGGGTGGATCACCGACGAGCGTCCGCACTTCGACAAGCTGCGCCTCGCCGAGGAGGGTTTCCACGCCCCGCTCGACCTGGTCGACGGTGCGGCCCGGGTCTACGACCCGATCGTGCGCGGCGAGGCCGGCGAGGACCTGTTCGGCGTCTTCCTCAAGGACTACGCCCCGGCGAACTGGTAA
- a CDS encoding transglycosylase family protein, with product MGVRGRHRRYRPSSINRASLAVTAGGAGIALPLMGASAAQAASVDTWNEVAACESANNWRTNTGNGYYGGLQFSQSTWRAFGGTAHAPRADLATKEQQIAVAEKVLKGQGPQAWPHCGKGAGLTRGGPSPVLAAQVPAQPETGSQPRTQEAKAAPVQAAAPRPTGTKVLPNPYVVAPGDSLSAIATEQRVEGGWQALYETNRAVVGDDPNLIFPGQRLTMRVTTAPQAPPAQNPEKPPRTAEPVKPAEPAAEKPAVKEAPKPAEKPAAKPDARPASTQQKPPSAGFSAPVEAALGTAYRVAGSSWSSGYHTGVDFPVATGTTVKSVGPGQVVSAGWAGAYGYQVVIRHTDGRYSQYAHLSALGVKSGQQVSGGQRIGRSGSTGNSTGPHLHFEIRTGPGYGSDIDPLKYLRGHGVRI from the coding sequence ATGGGCGTACGGGGCCGGCACCGCCGGTATCGGCCGAGCAGTATCAACCGGGCCTCGCTGGCCGTGACCGCGGGAGGCGCCGGGATCGCGCTCCCGCTGATGGGGGCCTCGGCGGCGCAAGCGGCCTCGGTGGACACCTGGAACGAGGTCGCCGCCTGCGAGTCGGCCAACAACTGGCGCACCAACACCGGCAACGGCTACTACGGCGGACTCCAGTTCAGCCAGAGCACCTGGCGGGCCTTCGGCGGCACCGCCCACGCCCCGCGCGCCGACCTCGCCACCAAGGAACAGCAGATCGCGGTCGCCGAGAAGGTCCTCAAGGGACAGGGGCCCCAGGCCTGGCCCCACTGCGGCAAGGGCGCCGGCCTCACTCGCGGCGGGCCGTCACCGGTCCTCGCCGCGCAGGTGCCCGCGCAGCCCGAGACCGGCTCACAGCCCCGCACCCAGGAGGCGAAGGCGGCTCCGGTACAGGCTGCCGCGCCGCGCCCGACCGGCACGAAGGTGCTGCCCAACCCGTACGTCGTCGCGCCGGGCGACTCGCTCTCCGCGATAGCCACCGAGCAACGCGTCGAGGGCGGCTGGCAGGCCCTCTACGAGACCAACCGGGCCGTCGTGGGCGACGACCCGAACCTGATCTTCCCCGGCCAGCGCCTCACCATGCGGGTCACCACCGCCCCGCAGGCCCCGCCCGCGCAGAATCCGGAGAAGCCCCCGCGGACCGCCGAGCCGGTCAAGCCCGCGGAGCCGGCCGCAGAGAAGCCGGCTGTGAAGGAGGCCCCGAAGCCGGCCGAGAAGCCGGCCGCGAAGCCCGACGCCCGGCCCGCGTCAACGCAGCAGAAGCCGCCCTCGGCCGGGTTCTCCGCGCCCGTCGAAGCCGCCCTCGGCACCGCCTACCGCGTCGCGGGATCCTCCTGGTCCAGCGGCTACCACACGGGCGTCGACTTCCCCGTGGCCACCGGCACCACCGTCAAGTCCGTCGGGCCCGGCCAGGTCGTCTCCGCCGGCTGGGCCGGTGCCTACGGCTACCAGGTCGTCATCCGGCACACCGACGGGCGGTACTCCCAGTACGCCCACCTCTCGGCGCTCGGTGTGAAGTCCGGCCAGCAGGTCTCCGGGGGCCAGCGGATCGGCCGCTCCGGCTCGACCGGCAACAGCACCGGCCCGCACCTGCACTTCGAGATCCGCACGGGACCCGGCTACGGCTCCGACATCGACCCCCTGAAGTACCTGCGGGGCCACGGCGTCCGCATCTGA
- the gndA gene encoding NADP-dependent phosphogluconate dehydrogenase, translating to MSTSTARIGVTGLAVMGSNLARNFARNGFTVAIHNRTTAKTTALVEQFGHEGAFVAAESAKEFVDALERPRRIVIMVKAGEPTDAVIREFAPLLEEGDVIIDGGNAHFEDTRRRERELREQGIHFVGVGISGGEEGALLGPSIMPGGSKESYASLGPLLEKIAAKAADGTPCTSHVGPDGAGHFVKMVHNGIEYADMQLIAEAYHLLREIAGYSPADIAETFRGWNRGRLDSYLIEITADVLAHTDAATGKPFVDVVADAAEQKGTGRWTVQTALDLGVPVSGIAEAVFARAVSGHGDLRTAARGLAGPAPAALSPEAADAFAAQVEEALYASKIVSYTQGFHQIRAGSEEYDWKVDLGAVASLWRGGCIIRAAFLDRIRAAYDARPDLPSLLADERFAGEIGAAQEGWRSVITAAVGAGIPVPAFAASLAYYDALRAERLPAALTQGQRDFFGAHTYRRTDREGSFHTLWSGDRSEVRTG from the coding sequence ATGAGCACCAGCACGGCCCGGATCGGCGTCACCGGCCTCGCAGTCATGGGCAGCAACCTCGCCCGCAACTTCGCCCGCAACGGCTTCACCGTGGCCATCCACAACCGCACCACCGCCAAGACCACGGCACTGGTGGAGCAGTTCGGCCACGAGGGCGCGTTCGTGGCCGCCGAGTCGGCCAAGGAGTTCGTCGATGCGCTGGAGCGCCCCCGGCGCATCGTCATCATGGTGAAAGCCGGGGAGCCCACCGATGCGGTGATCCGCGAGTTCGCCCCGCTCCTGGAGGAGGGCGACGTCATCATCGACGGCGGGAACGCACACTTCGAGGACACCCGGCGCCGCGAACGGGAGCTGCGCGAGCAGGGCATCCACTTCGTGGGCGTGGGCATCTCGGGCGGCGAGGAGGGGGCCCTGCTCGGCCCGAGCATCATGCCGGGCGGCTCGAAGGAGTCGTACGCGTCGCTCGGCCCGCTGCTGGAGAAGATCGCGGCGAAGGCCGCCGACGGTACGCCGTGCACCTCCCACGTGGGCCCCGACGGCGCCGGACACTTCGTCAAGATGGTCCACAACGGCATCGAGTACGCGGACATGCAGCTCATCGCCGAGGCCTACCACCTGCTGCGCGAGATCGCCGGCTACTCCCCCGCGGATATCGCGGAAACCTTCCGGGGCTGGAACCGCGGTCGCCTGGACTCGTACCTGATCGAGATCACGGCGGACGTGCTCGCCCATACGGACGCCGCGACCGGGAAGCCGTTCGTCGACGTCGTCGCCGACGCCGCCGAGCAGAAGGGCACGGGGCGCTGGACCGTACAGACCGCCCTGGACCTGGGGGTCCCGGTGTCGGGCATTGCCGAGGCCGTGTTCGCACGCGCCGTCTCGGGCCACGGCGACCTGCGCACGGCCGCTCGCGGCCTCGCGGGCCCGGCGCCCGCCGCCCTGTCGCCGGAGGCGGCGGACGCGTTCGCCGCCCAGGTGGAGGAGGCCCTGTACGCGTCGAAGATCGTCTCGTACACGCAGGGGTTCCACCAGATCCGGGCCGGGAGCGAGGAGTACGACTGGAAGGTGGACCTCGGCGCGGTGGCCTCCCTGTGGCGCGGCGGCTGCATCATCCGGGCGGCCTTCCTGGACCGGATCCGCGCCGCCTACGACGCCAGGCCCGATCTGCCCAGCCTGCTGGCGGACGAGCGCTTCGCCGGGGAGATCGGGGCGGCGCAGGAGGGCTGGCGGTCGGTGATCACCGCGGCGGTGGGTGCGGGCATCCCGGTGCCGGCCTTCGCCGCCTCACTGGCGTACTACGACGCGCTGCGCGCGGAGCGGCTCCCGGCGGCCCTCACCCAGGGCCAGCGGGACTTCTTCGGAGCGCACACCTACCGGCGCACCGACCGTGAGGGTTCCTTCCACACCCTCTGGAGCGGCGACCGCTCCGAGGTCCGCACGGGCTGA